A genomic region of Seriola aureovittata isolate HTS-2021-v1 ecotype China chromosome 21, ASM2101889v1, whole genome shotgun sequence contains the following coding sequences:
- the cabcoco1 gene encoding ciliary-associated calcium-binding coiled-coil protein 1 isoform X1 — protein sequence MATTNSVNMSGGATRPENKEQPKAMDSKLQKEDALFPQWEALFLQQTAELQQRGADHLLLELKEILGYRNHQTCMKEAALLDCYVCCFWWTKEAKFTPKQVAFTIAVLHMLLENIREKQMGLVENLMEFAKALATACQTSEEDTTSLLDRDEATELICYIRNSLFQKYRLYQLLLTTPREELLTGMKRNIEVFSCQDALMPLEEDISNHIYFQ from the exons ATGGCAACGACAAATAGCGTCAACATGTCCGGAGGAGCTACGCGTCCTGAAAATAAAGAGCAACCAAAAGCAATGGACAGTAAACTACAG AAAGAGGACGCTTTGTTTCCGCAGTGGGAAGCGCTGTTTCTCCAACAAAccgcagagctgcagcagcgcGGCGCAGACCACCTGCTGTT GGAACTGAAGGAGATCCTGGGCTATAGAAACCATCAGACCTGTATGAAGGAAGCTGCCCTCCTTGATTGCTACGTCTGTTGTTTCTGGTGGACTAAAGAGGCCAAGTTCACCCCCAAACAGGTCGCCTTCACCATAGCTGTACTACACATGCTGCTGGAGAACATAAGAG AGAAACAGATGGGTTTAGTGGAGAACTTGATGGAGTTTGCTAAGGCCTTAGCTACTGCCTGCCAAACGTCAGAGGAAGACACCACTTCACTTCTGGACAGAGATGAAGCCACAGAGCTCATATGTTACATCAGAAACAG TTTGTTTCAGAAGTACAGACTCTACCAGCTTCTCCTCACCACACCGAGAGAGGAGTTACTGACAGGCATGAAG AGAAACATTGAGGTGTTCAGTTGTCAGGATGCTCTCATGCCGTTGGAGGAAGACATTTCCAATCATATCTACTTCCAGTAA
- the cabcoco1 gene encoding ciliary-associated calcium-binding coiled-coil protein 1 isoform X2 codes for MATTNSVNMSGGATRPENKEQPKAMDSKLQWEALFLQQTAELQQRGADHLLLELKEILGYRNHQTCMKEAALLDCYVCCFWWTKEAKFTPKQVAFTIAVLHMLLENIREKQMGLVENLMEFAKALATACQTSEEDTTSLLDRDEATELICYIRNSLFQKYRLYQLLLTTPREELLTGMKRNIEVFSCQDALMPLEEDISNHIYFQ; via the exons ATGGCAACGACAAATAGCGTCAACATGTCCGGAGGAGCTACGCGTCCTGAAAATAAAGAGCAACCAAAAGCAATGGACAGTAAACTACAG TGGGAAGCGCTGTTTCTCCAACAAAccgcagagctgcagcagcgcGGCGCAGACCACCTGCTGTT GGAACTGAAGGAGATCCTGGGCTATAGAAACCATCAGACCTGTATGAAGGAAGCTGCCCTCCTTGATTGCTACGTCTGTTGTTTCTGGTGGACTAAAGAGGCCAAGTTCACCCCCAAACAGGTCGCCTTCACCATAGCTGTACTACACATGCTGCTGGAGAACATAAGAG AGAAACAGATGGGTTTAGTGGAGAACTTGATGGAGTTTGCTAAGGCCTTAGCTACTGCCTGCCAAACGTCAGAGGAAGACACCACTTCACTTCTGGACAGAGATGAAGCCACAGAGCTCATATGTTACATCAGAAACAG TTTGTTTCAGAAGTACAGACTCTACCAGCTTCTCCTCACCACACCGAGAGAGGAGTTACTGACAGGCATGAAG AGAAACATTGAGGTGTTCAGTTGTCAGGATGCTCTCATGCCGTTGGAGGAAGACATTTCCAATCATATCTACTTCCAGTAA
- the LOC130161950 gene encoding zinc finger protein 84-like: MSASQTFLSTYPHCREHLSMVKTAKIELLRALISECLSAAAEEIFKVAERTIIEYEEEMSCSKWVVDSHRRLLDVVQSHSEDYLQVSATELHSRQLQPPASISVRWEEPDNTTSQPTEDCRTMNNTNPHASPDHFDDFHRQEILIDIDEDDNMKDCDLNVPLKILKVKKLFKCPVCFSGFSSKKTMVRHVKKHSEDKSSYQCQFCDCYFCHKSEFIIHTRIHKGSKPYRGQDCDKSFDQRDNLFSHGQKPTKEKPYQCFSEKMNTESHVRLMTPASKMEEVLDPRQDESGLKTFPLTITAYDKSEFDQESLQPLCLYQIQAIADIDKDSSAPLTVDHIKTEPTGADGGVLHTNTDDQLLLSVNPSEQHEGETEPNHLRPSRKSTELIDQFEAGTAQKPYKCPCCTKCFSLTKTLIRHARIHTEEKPYQCQFCGRNFCQKSDLVNHMRIHTGERPYQCQECKKSFAQKGNLVVHMRKHRRETISVPRVQL; this comes from the exons ATGTCTGCAtcacaaacatttctttccaCGTACCCTCACTGTAGAGAACACCTCAGCATGGTGAAGACAGCAAAGATTGAACTGCTGAGAGCACTCATCAGTgagtgtttgtctgcagctgctgaagagaTCTTCAAGGTAGCAGAAAGAACCATTATAGAGTATGAAGAGGAAATGTCCTGTTCAAAGTGGGTCGTGGACAGCCACCGCAGACTGCTGGATGTCGTCCAGTCACACAGTGAAG ACTATCTCCAGGTGTCAGCCACTGAGCTGCATTCTCGTCAGCTGCAGCCTCCTGCTAGTATCAGTGTGCGCTGGGAGGAACCAGACAACACCACGTCACAGCCTACAGAAGACTGTCGCACCATGAACAACACTAATCCACATGCCTCTCCTGatcattttgatgattttcaCCGGCAGGAGATACTGATTGATATTGATGAAGATGACAATATGAAGGATTGTGACTTGAATGTGCCTTTGAAAATCCTTAAAGTGAAGAAACTATTTAAATGTCCCGTTTGCTTCAGTGGTTTTTCCTCTAAAAAAACAATGGTACGACATGTGAAGAAGCATTCAGAGGACAAATCTTCTTACCAGTGCCAGTTCTGTGACTGCTACTTCTGCCACAAGTCTGAATTCATCATTCACACCAGAATACATAAAGGCTCCAAACCATATAGAGGTCAAGACTGTGATAAAAGCTTTGACCAGAGGGACAATCTTTTTAGTCATGGACAGAAACCCACTAAAGAGAAACCATATCAGTGTTTTAGTGAAAAGATGAATACAGAAAGTCACGTCAGATTAATGACACCTGCCAGTAAGATGGAAGAAGTACTGGACCCAAGACAGGATGAATCTGGCCTGAAGACATTTCCACTTACTATCACTGCCTATGACAAAAGTGAGTTTGATCAGGAGTCTCTGCAGCCCCTGTGTCTGTATCAAATCCAGGCCATTGCTGACATAGATAAAGACTCTTCAGCTCCACTTACCGTGGATCACATTAAAACTGAGCCAACTGGAGCTGATGGTGGTGTATTACACACTAACACTGATGATCAGCTGCTCCTTTCAGTGAACCCAAGTGAGCAGCATGAAGGTGAGACAGAGCCCAACCATCTCAGACCTTCCAGAAAATCCACTGAGCTCATTGACCAGTTTGAAGCGGGAACAGCACAGAAACCCTACAAGTGTCCTTGTTGTACCAAATGTTTCTCCTTGACTAAGACTTTAATACGACATGCAAGGAtccacacagaggaaaaaccaTATCAGTGCCAGTTTTGTGGGCGAAACTTCTGTCAGAAGTCTGATCTGGTCAATCATATGAGGatacacacaggagagagaccCTATCAGTGCCAAGAATGTAAAAAGTCCTTCGCTCAGAAAGGCAACCTGGTGGTCCACATGAGGAAACATAGGAGAGAAACCATATCAGTGCCAAGAGTGCAGCTGTAG